Proteins encoded together in one Candidatus Nealsonbacteria bacterium window:
- a CDS encoding NTP transferase domain-containing protein, with product MNQKFLTGQAVILAAGQGIRARPLTSTKPKPLLKILGKTILEHNLEQLRGLVNEVILVIGYKGEMIEKFFGNRYKNLKIKYVWQKEQLGTGDAAQKVIPFLKDKFFLLNGDDLYDKNDFQNCLKKFPSILIAGVKNPVDFGQVIVGKKTVKEFIEKPEKELSNLVNCAFYFLDKSIFKLKIEKSKRGEYEFPDFLRNLIENKKLFFVIAKNWLPLPYSWNLLDANQFLLNKIKRSIKGKIEKNCQISGKVVIEKGTLIKSGTYIEGPVFVGKNCQIGPHCYLRGPISLGDNCHLGQAVEIKNSIIGDDSKIPHLNYLGDSILGQNCNLGAGTILANLRFDKKNIKVKVEGKQIDSQKIKLGAILGDNVNVGINCSLMPGVLIGANSTIGPHSVVFENIKENTNFYRNLSKPRQSR from the coding sequence ATGAATCAAAAATTTCTAACGGGGCAAGCGGTAATTTTAGCTGCTGGCCAGGGAATAAGAGCGCGACCCTTGACTTCAACCAAACCAAAACCCCTTTTGAAGATTTTGGGAAAAACCATTTTAGAGCATAATTTGGAACAATTAAGAGGTTTGGTCAATGAGGTGATTTTGGTCATCGGCTACAAAGGAGAAATGATTGAAAAGTTTTTCGGCAATCGTTACAAAAATTTAAAAATAAAATATGTTTGGCAAAAAGAACAATTGGGAACAGGGGATGCGGCTCAAAAAGTCATTCCCTTTTTAAAAGATAAATTTTTTTTACTGAACGGAGATGATTTATACGATAAAAATGATTTTCAGAATTGTCTTAAAAAATTCCCTTCTATTTTGATAGCCGGGGTAAAAAACCCGGTTGATTTCGGCCAGGTAATTGTTGGAAAAAAAACAGTCAAAGAATTTATTGAAAAACCGGAAAAAGAATTAAGCAATTTGGTCAATTGCGCATTTTATTTTTTAGACAAATCAATTTTCAAATTAAAAATTGAAAAATCAAAAAGGGGAGAGTATGAATTCCCTGATTTTTTAAGAAATTTAATTGAAAATAAAAAATTGTTTTTTGTCATTGCCAAGAACTGGCTTCCCCTTCCTTATTCTTGGAATTTATTGGATGCTAATCAATTTCTATTAAATAAAATTAAAAGAAGCATTAAGGGGAAAATTGAAAAAAATTGTCAAATTTCAGGTAAGGTGGTTATTGAAAAAGGAACATTAATTAAAAGCGGAACTTATATTGAAGGACCGGTCTTTGTTGGTAAAAATTGTCAAATTGGCCCCCACTGTTATCTCCGGGGACCGATTAGCCTTGGCGACAATTGCCATCTCGGTCAAGCAGTGGAAATAAAAAATTCAATTATTGGCGATGATTCAAAAATTCCCCATTTGAATTATCTTGGCGATTCAATTTTGGGTCAAAACTGTAATTTAGGAGCGGGAACCATTCTGGCTAATTTAAGATTTGATAAAAAAAACATAAAAGTAAAAGTTGAAGGAAAACAAATTGACAGCCAAAAAATAAAATTAGGAGCAATTTTGGGCGACAACGTTAATGTGGGAATTAATTGTTCTTTAATGCCCGGTGTTTTAATCGGAGCCAATTCAACAATCGGACCTCATTCAGTTGTTTTTGAGAATATAAAAGAAAATACAAATTTTTACCGGAATTTATCCAAGCCAAGGCAAAGCCGGTAA